From a single Bacillus pseudomycoides DSM 12442 genomic region:
- a CDS encoding DUF5325 family protein, translating to MEHIQYRFLLTAIIGVIFLIGIGIMIAENSPIGIIICIIGTFVTVGYGFITKRKMRKSQ from the coding sequence ATGGAACACATTCAATATCGCTTTTTATTAACGGCTATTATCGGTGTTATTTTCTTAATTGGCATTGGAATTATGATTGCTGAAAATAGTCCCATCGGTATTATTATTTGCATTATTGGCACATTTGTTACAGTTGGATATGGATTTATAACAAAACGCAAAATGCGCAAATCACAGTAA
- a CDS encoding MBOAT family O-acyltransferase translates to MVFSNLLFLCLFLPAVLFVYYTVRKELQNIVLLLFSLLFYAWGEPIYVFLMLFSIFINYWFGIWLAKERATILSRKTLLTLAIIINTAILGYFKYANFLIDNINTMFHTNIVLEKIPLPIGISFFTFHAMSYIIDIYKKKVDAQRNIFDLALYFTVFPQLVAGPIVRYNTISHQLHTRTVDADKFSEGVRRFIIGLGKKVLIANQLGAIADEIFAMDPATMSVSTAWIGAIAYTLQIYFDFSGYSDMAIGLGKMFGFDFLENFNYPYISKSISEFWRRWHISLGSWFRDYVYIPLGGNRVSSWKVYRNLFIVWALTGFWHGASWTFMIWGIYYGCLIALEKAGFEKVLQNMWRPVQHVYVMFLVIIGWVFFRADNFAYCFEFLQTMFGINGPLTDIKSYFYVMNYWGIFLLAIVTSAPIFSWLKTMLSTKRIVILSPLYYLSVLIIVMMYLTNATYNPFIYFRF, encoded by the coding sequence ATGGTATTTAGTAACCTCTTATTCTTATGTTTGTTTTTACCTGCAGTGTTATTTGTATATTACACTGTTCGCAAAGAATTGCAAAATATTGTTCTTCTATTATTTAGCTTATTATTTTATGCGTGGGGAGAACCAATATATGTATTTCTCATGCTCTTTTCTATTTTTATAAACTATTGGTTTGGTATTTGGCTTGCCAAAGAAAGAGCAACTATACTTAGTAGAAAAACGCTCTTAACTTTAGCTATTATTATAAACACAGCTATTTTAGGTTATTTTAAATATGCTAATTTCTTAATCGATAATATAAATACAATGTTTCATACAAACATTGTATTAGAAAAGATTCCATTGCCGATTGGTATTTCCTTTTTTACTTTCCACGCTATGAGTTATATCATTGATATATATAAGAAGAAAGTAGATGCTCAGCGTAATATTTTTGATCTCGCATTGTACTTTACTGTTTTCCCTCAATTAGTTGCTGGGCCAATCGTTCGTTATAACACAATTTCTCATCAACTACATACCCGAACAGTTGATGCCGATAAATTCTCTGAAGGAGTTCGACGTTTTATCATCGGATTAGGAAAAAAAGTGTTAATCGCTAATCAATTAGGCGCTATTGCCGATGAAATCTTCGCCATGGATCCAGCAACCATGAGTGTTTCTACCGCTTGGATTGGTGCTATCGCTTATACACTACAAATCTATTTTGATTTTTCTGGGTATAGTGATATGGCAATTGGATTAGGAAAAATGTTTGGATTTGATTTTCTAGAGAATTTCAATTATCCATATATTTCAAAATCCATTTCTGAATTTTGGCGTCGTTGGCACATTTCACTTGGTTCGTGGTTCCGCGATTATGTCTATATTCCACTTGGAGGAAACCGAGTATCCAGCTGGAAAGTCTATCGTAATCTTTTTATCGTATGGGCACTAACAGGTTTTTGGCATGGAGCTAGTTGGACATTTATGATTTGGGGAATTTATTACGGATGTCTCATTGCTTTAGAAAAAGCCGGTTTTGAGAAAGTGTTACAAAATATGTGGCGCCCGGTCCAACATGTATACGTTATGTTTTTAGTAATCATTGGATGGGTTTTCTTCCGAGCTGATAATTTTGCTTACTGTTTTGAATTTCTCCAAACAATGTTTGGAATAAATGGACCATTAACAGACATTAAGAGTTACTTCTATGTCATGAACTATTGGGGAATTTTTCTCCTGGCAATTGTTACTTCAGCTCCAATTTTTTCTTGGCTGAAAACTATGCTTTCAACAAAAAGGATAGTAATTTTATCTCCACTTTATTATTTAAGTGTGCTAATAATCGTTATGATGTATTTAACAAATGCAACGTATAATCCATTTATTTACTTCCGCTTTTAA
- a CDS encoding GapA-binding peptide SR1P codes for MGTIVCQDCESTIAHFEDEKVTVLYGKCEFCGCDHKEHTKAQ; via the coding sequence ATGGGAACAATCGTATGTCAAGATTGTGAAAGTACAATTGCACACTTCGAGGATGAGAAAGTAACGGTACTTTACGGGAAATGTGAATTTTGCGGATGTGATCACAAGGAGCATACAAAAGCCCAATAA
- a CDS encoding protein-glutamine gamma-glutamyltransferase — MIVIGRSIVHPYITSENEPFATEKQQILAIMAGNQEIYAFRTADELIFDLNLRIHIITSALELFQSGLQFRTFQESYCNPEFWQRTPLGGFQLLPYVPPSVAIRDIFKNGKKYGTECATAMIIIFYKALLALYDDQIFNHLFANLLLYTWDYDQDLKLVTKTGGDIVPGDLVYFKNPQVNPASVEWQGENAIYLGNFFFYGHGVGVQTKEQIIYLLNERRIPYAFISAYLTDFITRIDSRLMSQHTSVNNLQTTLKFIPIRDDAIVATVGHTTTIY; from the coding sequence ATGATTGTGATTGGTCGTTCTATTGTACATCCTTATATCACGAGTGAAAACGAACCGTTCGCTACTGAGAAACAACAAATATTAGCCATTATGGCTGGAAATCAAGAAATATATGCATTCCGAACGGCTGATGAACTCATTTTCGATCTAAATTTACGAATTCATATTATTACATCTGCCTTAGAACTCTTTCAAAGCGGACTTCAATTCCGTACATTCCAAGAGTCCTATTGTAACCCTGAATTTTGGCAAAGGACACCACTGGGAGGGTTTCAACTACTCCCATATGTACCACCCTCCGTCGCGATACGAGATATTTTTAAAAACGGAAAAAAATACGGAACAGAATGTGCAACAGCAATGATTATTATTTTTTACAAAGCACTTTTAGCTCTATATGATGACCAAATCTTTAATCACTTATTCGCAAACCTTCTACTATATACATGGGATTATGATCAAGATTTAAAACTGGTGACAAAAACCGGTGGGGATATCGTTCCTGGCGATCTTGTTTACTTTAAAAACCCACAAGTAAATCCAGCTTCGGTTGAGTGGCAAGGAGAGAATGCCATTTATTTAGGCAATTTCTTTTTTTATGGGCACGGTGTAGGAGTACAAACAAAAGAACAAATCATTTATTTATTAAATGAACGAAGAATTCCTTATGCTTTTATCTCAGCATATTTAACAGATTTTATTACACGAATAGATAGCCGTCTTATGAGTCAACATACTTCTGTTAATAATCTACAAACAACACTCAAATTTATTCCCATCAGGGACGATGCAATTGTTGCAACGGTTGGTCATACAACTACAATCTATTAA
- a CDS encoding DHHW family protein, with amino-acid sequence MKNLNNRILITGFLIVIFGMCIWTGKIIYLDKKTFSNFENRDLAIDPVLTKDGLKSGKYFKDTELHFTDHIAVRDFFIKTYTNLQIHFNRTFINQKYVANDGFILSEPTKTDEREQMKQSVNELDNLRNQFPKTEFYFMLAPSKLTTFSYRYPPYVDRGYDQKHRDYLVQALNNINFPVIDVLPFFQKEFSREQLESLYFKTDHHWNMKGAFYGYEYAMNYISDHSKIYKDAKVNPDNYKFITEKPNGDFIGSWNKQLYNLIKTPEQIPYVQLKQNPNAWDDYTVYIGPVSEQATKVPMKEFFAKDKKQPAPNYAAVYQTDYAQINILNSKAKNKLHAIVIKDSYADATYPLFAQHFEQITFIDPRFAASKNIIKDLKELNPDVILFLYNDSSISPEMYQFKNEQ; translated from the coding sequence ATGAAAAATTTAAACAACCGTATATTAATTACAGGATTTTTAATTGTTATTTTCGGAATGTGTATATGGACTGGAAAAATTATTTACTTGGATAAAAAAACCTTTTCTAATTTTGAAAATAGGGATCTAGCTATTGATCCTGTCTTAACTAAAGATGGTTTAAAATCAGGAAAATACTTCAAAGATACCGAGTTACACTTTACAGATCATATTGCAGTTCGGGATTTCTTTATTAAAACATATACAAATTTACAAATACACTTCAACCGAACATTTATAAATCAAAAATATGTTGCAAACGATGGTTTTATTTTATCTGAACCAACAAAAACTGACGAACGTGAACAAATGAAGCAATCTGTAAATGAATTAGATAATTTAAGAAATCAGTTTCCAAAAACTGAGTTTTATTTTATGTTAGCACCAAGTAAACTAACGACATTTTCATATAGATATCCACCCTACGTAGATCGTGGATATGACCAAAAACATCGCGATTACCTTGTACAAGCATTAAATAATATAAACTTTCCTGTTATCGATGTTCTGCCATTCTTCCAAAAAGAGTTTAGCCGTGAACAGTTAGAAAGTTTATACTTTAAAACAGACCATCATTGGAATATGAAAGGTGCCTTTTATGGATATGAATATGCAATGAATTATATATCTGATCACTCAAAGATATATAAAGATGCTAAAGTAAATCCAGATAATTATAAATTCATTACTGAAAAACCTAATGGAGATTTTATTGGAAGTTGGAATAAACAACTGTATAATTTAATAAAAACTCCTGAACAAATCCCTTATGTGCAATTAAAGCAAAATCCAAATGCTTGGGATGATTACACCGTATATATTGGGCCTGTATCTGAGCAAGCAACTAAAGTACCAATGAAAGAGTTCTTTGCAAAGGATAAAAAACAACCTGCACCAAATTATGCTGCGGTCTATCAAACAGACTATGCACAAATTAATATCCTAAATTCGAAAGCAAAAAACAAATTACATGCTATAGTTATCAAAGATTCTTATGCTGATGCAACATATCCCTTATTTGCTCAGCATTTTGAACAAATAACATTTATCGATCCACGATTTGCAGCTAGTAAAAATATAATAAAAGATCTAAAAGAATTAAATCCTGATGTCATACTATTCCTGTATAATGACTCTAGTATAAGCCCAGAAATGTACCAATTTAAAAATGAACAATAA
- a CDS encoding aminotransferase class I/II-fold pyridoxal phosphate-dependent enzyme, whose translation MSQYKTPLFTALVEHSKRNPIQFHIPGHKKGQGMDPMFREFIGHNALAIDLINIAPLDDLHHPKGMIKEAQDLAATAFGADHTFFSVQGTSGAIMTMVMSVCGPGDKILVPRNVHKSVMSAIIFSGAKPIFIHPEIDPKLGISHGITIQSVKKALEEHSDAKGLLVINPTYFGFAADLQQIVKLAHSYDIPVLVDEAHGVHIHFHEELPMSAMQAGADMAATSVHKLGGSLTQSSILNVKEGLVNVKHVQSIISMLTTTSTSYILLASLDVARKRLATEGQELITKTIQLAEHVRNTVNKIENLYCPGKEMLGTDATFSYDPTKLIVSVKNLGITGHEAELWLREHYNIEVELSDLYNILCLVTLGDTEDETNILIQALQKLATTFKDRADKGVQVQVEIPEIPVLALSPRDAFYSETEVIPFENAAGRIIADFVMVYPPGIPIFTPGEIITQENLDYIHKNLEAGLPVQGPEDMTLQTLRVIKEYKPII comes from the coding sequence TTGTCCCAATACAAAACACCATTGTTTACCGCTTTAGTAGAGCACAGTAAGCGAAATCCAATTCAATTCCATATCCCAGGTCATAAAAAAGGACAAGGAATGGATCCTATGTTTCGCGAATTTATTGGGCATAACGCATTAGCAATTGATTTAATTAATATCGCGCCGCTCGATGATTTACATCATCCAAAAGGTATGATTAAAGAGGCTCAAGACTTAGCAGCGACTGCGTTCGGTGCAGATCATACTTTCTTTTCCGTCCAGGGAACAAGCGGTGCAATTATGACAATGGTGATGAGCGTTTGTGGCCCAGGTGATAAAATCCTTGTACCACGAAACGTTCATAAATCTGTAATGTCAGCCATTATTTTCTCAGGTGCAAAACCAATTTTCATTCATCCTGAAATTGATCCGAAGCTCGGTATTTCACACGGGATTACGATTCAATCTGTAAAAAAAGCACTTGAGGAGCATTCAGATGCAAAAGGATTACTTGTTATTAACCCAACGTATTTCGGATTTGCTGCAGACTTACAACAAATTGTAAAATTAGCTCATTCCTACGATATACCTGTATTAGTAGATGAAGCTCACGGTGTTCATATTCATTTTCATGAGGAACTACCGATGTCAGCCATGCAAGCTGGTGCAGATATGGCAGCAACAAGTGTCCATAAATTAGGAGGATCCTTAACACAAAGTTCTATTTTAAATGTAAAAGAAGGTCTTGTGAATGTAAAACATGTCCAATCTATTATTAGCATGCTTACAACAACATCAACTTCTTATATTCTATTGGCTTCTTTAGATGTTGCCAGAAAACGCCTTGCGACTGAAGGACAAGAATTAATCACAAAAACAATTCAGTTAGCTGAACATGTCCGCAATACTGTAAATAAGATTGAAAACCTATACTGCCCTGGTAAAGAAATGTTAGGTACGGATGCAACATTTAGTTATGATCCAACAAAACTGATTGTATCTGTCAAAAATTTAGGTATTACAGGTCATGAGGCAGAATTATGGTTAAGAGAACATTACAACATTGAAGTCGAGCTTTCGGACTTATATAACATTCTATGCCTCGTTACATTAGGGGATACAGAGGATGAAACCAACATTCTCATCCAGGCCTTACAAAAACTAGCAACTACATTTAAAGATAGAGCGGACAAAGGTGTTCAAGTACAAGTTGAAATTCCAGAAATCCCTGTACTTGCCCTCTCTCCTCGAGATGCTTTTTATTCAGAGACAGAGGTCATCCCATTTGAAAATGCTGCTGGCCGCATTATAGCTGATTTTGTAATGGTTTATCCACCAGGGATTCCAATCTTTACTCCAGGTGAAATTATTACACAAGAAAACTTAGATTACATTCATAAAAATTTAGAAGCGGGTCTGCCAGTACAAGGTCCCGAAGACATGACATTACAAACATTACGCGTTATTAAAGAATATAAGCCTATCATTTGA
- a CDS encoding inositol monophosphatase family protein has protein sequence MQEVWKEIDTNAKQWIREAGERLMASLQKTLIVETKSNAADLVTNMDRETEQFLIGKIKQTFPDHYILGEEGYGDEVASSDGVVWLIDPIDGTMNFVHQKRNFAISIGIYENGIGKIGLVYDPVHEELYHAVKGEGAFCNDTSIPTLEKSTVEHGIIALNATWLTDNPLLNMEKMMQLVKVARGTRSYGCAALEMVYVATGRLDAYVTPRLSPWDFGGGMIIVEEVGGKVTTFAGTTLSIVEKSSVLVAKPGVYEELLPFVSQ, from the coding sequence ATGCAAGAGGTATGGAAAGAAATCGATACAAATGCAAAGCAGTGGATTCGAGAAGCTGGCGAGCGTTTAATGGCATCATTGCAAAAGACACTTATTGTAGAGACAAAATCAAATGCAGCTGATTTAGTAACAAATATGGATCGAGAAACAGAACAGTTCTTGATTGGAAAAATTAAACAAACATTCCCAGATCATTATATTTTAGGAGAAGAAGGGTATGGAGATGAGGTTGCTTCTTCGGATGGAGTTGTTTGGTTAATTGATCCAATTGATGGTACGATGAATTTTGTTCATCAAAAAAGAAACTTTGCGATTTCAATTGGCATTTATGAGAACGGTATCGGAAAAATCGGTCTTGTCTATGATCCGGTTCATGAAGAACTGTATCATGCTGTAAAAGGTGAAGGAGCTTTTTGTAATGATACATCCATTCCTACTCTTGAGAAAAGTACAGTGGAGCATGGAATAATTGCGTTAAATGCAACTTGGCTCACTGATAATCCATTACTTAATATGGAGAAAATGATGCAGCTTGTGAAAGTGGCAAGAGGGACACGATCATATGGATGTGCAGCGCTAGAAATGGTCTATGTTGCAACCGGAAGATTGGATGCTTACGTGACGCCACGATTATCTCCTTGGGATTTTGGCGGTGGAATGATTATTGTAGAAGAAGTTGGTGGTAAGGTGACGACATTTGCTGGCACTACTCTTTCTATCGTGGAAAAAAGCAGTGTATTAGTTGCGAAGCCGGGAGTATATGAAGAGTTACTACCATTTGTATCACAGTAA
- a CDS encoding DUF1885 family protein: MQHAFIKLVPKSKQQAISLEDVKQLFRYYKEITSQTGVQVSYAYTNVAFPYEILDTSDTTLELKSSHDRYNSIYVGVGIENEQAFVQISLPSTATFGDKGKANEFCRFLAKKLEGELRLFNGRTMYFYKR; the protein is encoded by the coding sequence ATGCAACATGCATTTATTAAACTTGTACCTAAATCTAAACAACAAGCTATCTCATTAGAAGATGTAAAACAACTTTTTCGTTATTATAAAGAAATTACTTCCCAAACCGGTGTGCAAGTTAGCTATGCATATACTAACGTTGCATTTCCATACGAAATACTTGATACGTCTGATACTACACTTGAGCTAAAATCTAGTCATGATCGATATAATTCTATTTATGTGGGGGTTGGAATAGAAAACGAGCAAGCTTTCGTTCAAATCTCCTTACCTTCTACTGCCACATTTGGAGATAAAGGAAAAGCGAATGAATTCTGCCGTTTTTTAGCCAAGAAATTAGAAGGTGAATTAAGGTTATTTAATGGAAGAACAATGTATTTTTATAAACGCTAA
- a CDS encoding UPF0223 family protein encodes MEYQYPLDYDWSNDEMIAIVTFYEAIEKAYEKGIVREELMRLYRRFKEIVPSKAEEKKIDKEFQEVSGYSIYRAIQKAKEVEEQKIVKV; translated from the coding sequence ATGGAATATCAATATCCACTTGATTATGATTGGTCAAATGATGAGATGATTGCAATCGTGACATTCTATGAGGCAATTGAAAAGGCATATGAAAAAGGTATCGTTAGAGAAGAATTGATGAGATTATATCGTCGTTTTAAAGAAATTGTACCGTCGAAAGCAGAAGAGAAGAAAATTGATAAAGAGTTTCAAGAGGTAAGTGGTTACTCTATATATCGGGCAATTCAAAAAGCGAAAGAAGTAGAAGAACAAAAGATTGTAAAAGTATAA
- a CDS encoding DUF3055 domain-containing protein gives MFEKLYDEHESVKVRFLGFMTHENRYDFGVIYTNMFFGKPLVVCMQTGRATLLGQDDVDNVQHLQQVFKLQSEEEADDLAQFFKFLVPPTSLHAEYEE, from the coding sequence ATGTTTGAAAAATTGTATGATGAGCATGAAAGTGTGAAGGTACGATTTCTAGGATTTATGACACATGAGAACCGTTATGACTTTGGGGTCATTTATACAAATATGTTTTTTGGGAAACCTCTTGTCGTGTGCATGCAAACAGGGAGAGCAACTCTACTAGGACAAGATGATGTAGATAATGTTCAACATTTACAACAGGTCTTTAAATTACAATCGGAGGAGGAGGCGGATGATTTAGCACAGTTCTTTAAGTTTCTTGTACCACCTACTTCTTTACATGCTGAATATGAAGAATAA
- a CDS encoding GapA-binding peptide SR1P — MGTIVCQACEGTIAHFEDEKTTVLYGKCGSCGCDHKEHTKAQ, encoded by the coding sequence ATGGGAACAATTGTATGTCAAGCCTGTGAAGGAACAATCGCACACTTTGAAGATGAAAAAACAACAGTACTTTACGGGAAATGTGGATCTTGCGGATGTGATCACAAGGAGCATACAAAAGCCCAATAA
- a CDS encoding YktB family protein, which translates to MTLQTFKEKDFAVFSVDGLEERMNAIKTNIHPKLEALGEQFSHYLSEQTGETFFYHVAKHARRKVNPPNDTWVAFSTNKRGYKMLPHFQIGLWGTHAFIYFGLIYECPQKVEAAHAFLGHLNDLKTNIPNDFVWSIDHTKPGVKPHNMLEANELQKMIERLATIKKAELLVGIHISPEEFSTLTDEQFLTKVEATMQSLLPLYKICNR; encoded by the coding sequence ATGACATTACAAACATTTAAAGAAAAGGACTTTGCAGTCTTTTCTGTTGATGGCCTTGAAGAGCGAATGAATGCTATTAAAACAAACATTCATCCTAAATTAGAAGCTCTAGGCGAACAATTTTCTCATTATTTATCAGAACAAACTGGTGAAACTTTCTTCTATCATGTAGCGAAACACGCACGTCGTAAAGTCAATCCACCAAACGATACTTGGGTTGCTTTTTCAACAAATAAACGCGGTTATAAAATGTTACCACATTTTCAAATCGGTTTATGGGGAACCCACGCTTTCATATACTTTGGTTTAATCTATGAGTGTCCACAGAAAGTGGAAGCGGCTCATGCCTTCTTAGGACATTTAAATGATTTAAAAACAAATATACCAAATGACTTCGTTTGGTCCATTGACCATACTAAACCAGGTGTAAAACCGCATAACATGCTTGAAGCAAATGAATTACAAAAAATGATTGAACGCTTAGCCACTATAAAAAAAGCAGAGTTACTAGTAGGTATTCACATCTCACCAGAAGAATTTTCAACACTTACTGATGAACAATTTCTTACAAAGGTTGAAGCTACGATGCAATCACTCCTTCCTTTATATAAAATTTGTAATCGATAG
- the typA gene encoding translational GTPase TypA, translating into MLKKRQDLRNIAIIAHVDHGKTTLVDQLLRQAGTFRANEHVEERAMDSNDLERERGITILAKNTAIHYEDKRINILDTPGHADFGGEVERIMKMVDGVLLVVDAYEGCMPQTRFVLKKALEQNLTPIVVVNKIDRDFARPDEVVDEVIDLFIELGANEDQLEFPVVFASAMNGTASLDSNPANQEENMKSLFDTIIEHIPAPIDNSEEPLQFQVALLDYNDYVGRIGVGRVFRGTMKVGQQVALMKVDGSVKQFRVTKLFGYIGLKRQEIEEAKAGDLVAVSGMEDINVGETVCPVEHQEALPLLRIDEPTLQMTFLVNNSPFAGREGKYITSRKIEERLRAQLETDVSLRVDNTDSPDAWIVSGRGELHLSILIENMRREGYELQVSKPEVIIKDVDGVRCEPVERVQIDVPEEYTGSIMESMGARKGEMLDMVNNGNGQVRLTFMVPARGLIGYTTEFLTLTRGYGILNHTFDSYQPVHAGQVGGRRQGVLVSLETGKASQYGIMQVEDRGVIFVEPGTEVYAGMIVGEHTRENDLTVNVVKMKQQTNIRSATKDQTSTMKKPRIMTLEESLEYLNDDEYCEVTPESIRLRKKILDKSERERAAKKKKSVEA; encoded by the coding sequence ATGTTGAAAAAACGACAAGATTTACGCAATATAGCAATTATCGCCCACGTTGACCATGGTAAAACAACACTTGTTGACCAATTATTACGTCAAGCGGGGACGTTCCGTGCAAATGAGCACGTAGAAGAGCGTGCAATGGATTCAAATGATTTAGAAAGAGAACGCGGTATTACCATTTTAGCGAAAAATACAGCGATTCACTATGAAGATAAACGAATTAACATTTTAGATACACCTGGACACGCTGACTTCGGTGGTGAAGTAGAGCGTATTATGAAAATGGTTGATGGTGTTTTACTTGTTGTTGATGCATACGAAGGTTGTATGCCTCAAACACGATTTGTTTTAAAGAAAGCATTAGAACAAAACTTAACTCCGATCGTGGTTGTAAACAAAATTGACCGTGACTTTGCTCGTCCTGATGAAGTGGTTGACGAAGTAATTGACTTATTCATTGAGCTTGGTGCAAACGAAGATCAATTAGAGTTCCCTGTTGTATTCGCGTCAGCAATGAATGGAACAGCAAGCTTAGATTCAAATCCAGCAAATCAAGAAGAGAATATGAAATCATTATTTGACACAATCATTGAACATATTCCAGCACCAATTGATAATAGCGAAGAGCCACTTCAATTCCAAGTAGCACTTCTTGATTACAATGACTATGTTGGCCGTATTGGGGTTGGCCGTGTATTCCGCGGTACAATGAAAGTAGGACAACAAGTAGCATTAATGAAGGTTGACGGAAGTGTAAAACAATTCCGTGTAACTAAATTATTTGGTTACATTGGATTAAAACGCCAAGAAATTGAAGAAGCAAAAGCTGGAGACTTAGTAGCTGTTTCAGGTATGGAAGACATCAACGTTGGTGAAACAGTATGTCCAGTTGAGCATCAAGAGGCATTACCATTACTACGTATCGATGAGCCAACATTACAAATGACATTCCTTGTAAATAACAGTCCATTTGCAGGTCGTGAAGGTAAATATATTACATCTCGTAAAATTGAAGAGCGTCTTCGTGCACAGCTAGAAACAGATGTAAGCTTACGTGTAGATAACACAGATTCTCCTGATGCATGGATTGTATCTGGACGTGGAGAGTTACACTTATCAATCTTAATTGAGAACATGCGTCGTGAAGGATATGAATTACAAGTATCTAAACCAGAAGTAATTATTAAAGATGTTGATGGTGTAAGATGTGAGCCTGTAGAGCGTGTACAAATTGACGTGCCAGAAGAGTATACTGGTTCTATTATGGAGTCAATGGGTGCACGTAAAGGTGAAATGTTAGATATGGTGAATAACGGAAACGGTCAAGTTCGTCTTACGTTTATGGTTCCAGCACGTGGCCTAATTGGTTATACAACAGAGTTCTTAACTTTAACACGTGGTTACGGTATTTTAAACCATACATTCGATAGCTATCAGCCAGTACATGCTGGACAAGTTGGTGGACGTCGCCAAGGTGTTCTAGTTTCACTTGAAACAGGAAAAGCATCACAATACGGTATTATGCAAGTTGAAGATCGTGGTGTAATCTTTGTTGAACCAGGTACAGAAGTATATGCAGGTATGATTGTTGGGGAGCATACACGTGAGAATGATTTAACAGTTAACGTTGTAAAAATGAAACAACAAACTAACATTCGTTCTGCAACAAAAGACCAAACGTCAACAATGAAAAAACCTCGTATCATGACATTAGAAGAGTCATTAGAATACTTAAATGACGATGAGTACTGTGAAGTAACACCAGAATCAATCCGTCTTCGCAAAAAGATTCTTGATAAGAGCGAGCGCGAAAGAGCTGCTAAGAAAAAGAAATCTGTAGAAGCGTAA
- a CDS encoding GapA-binding peptide SR1P has translation MGTIVCQVCEGTIAHFEDEKTTVLYGKCGSHCECDHKEHTKAQ, from the coding sequence ATGGGAACAATCGTATGTCAAGTTTGTGAAGGAACAATTGCACACTTTGAAGATGAAAAAACAACAGTACTTTATGGGAAATGTGGATCTCATTGTGAATGTGATCATAAAGAACATACAAAAGCCCAGTAA